Proteins encoded within one genomic window of Mauremys mutica isolate MM-2020 ecotype Southern chromosome 11, ASM2049712v1, whole genome shotgun sequence:
- the TNFAIP8L3 gene encoding tumor necrosis factor alpha-induced protein 8-like protein 3, which translates to MDSDSAELSEGELLAPAGPDCFSSKNLALQAQKKLLSKMATKTMANMLIDDTSSEIFDELYKVTREHTRNKKEAHKIMKDLIKVAIKIGILYRNNQFNQEELEIVDKFRKKLNQTAMTIVSFYEVEYTFDRNVLAELLNECKDLVHELVERHLTPRSHGRINHVFNHFADVEFLTALYSLDGDCRPYLKKICDGINKLLDEKIL; encoded by the coding sequence GTCCTGATTGTTTCAGTTCAAAGAACCTTGCGCTGCAAGCACAGAAAAAGCTCCTGAGTAAAATGGCTACCAAAACTATGGCTAACATGCTCATCGACGACACAAGCAGCGAAATATTTGATGAGTTATATAAAGTAACTAGAGAACATACAAGGAACAAGAAGGAAGCTCACAAAATTATGAAGGACTTGATTAAAGTGGCAATAAAAATTGGGATCCTCTACCGAAACAATCAGTTCAACCAAGAAGAGCTGGAAATCGTAGACAAATTCAGAAAGAAGCTGAATCAGACAGCCATGACAATTGTCAGTTTTTACGAGGTAGAATACACCTTTGACAGAAATGTTCTCGCAGAACTTCTGAACGAATGTAAAGACCTGGTGCACGAACTGGTAGAGCGACACCTGACGCCCAGGTCCCACGGGCGTATCAACCATGTCTTCAATCACTTTGCAGATGTGGAATTCCTCACTGCCCTGTATAGCCTCGATGGGGATTGCCGACCGTACCTCAAAAAGATCTGTGATGGAATTAACAAACTACTTGATGAGAAAATCCTTTGA